The Verrucomicrobiota bacterium nucleotide sequence TCGATGCTTCTTCGAACAAACTTTCTTGCTGCGATGCCGGATGCGGGTCTGGAATTCTTGCGATTTCGGCGAAGAAACTAGGGGTTTCGACTGTTGTTGGGTTTGATAATGATGCTGACGCCGTTCGTATCAGTCATGAAAATTTGTTGCTAAACGATCTTGCTGGGGAAGTGGATTTCTTAGAAGGAGACCTCGAGACAGGGTTCCAGGAACAAGCCTATGATCTCGTCTTCGCCAATATCCTGGCGGTGGTACTCATCGAACAGCCTTATGCGTTGATCACTTCAGTGAAATCTGGAGGTCGCCTTATCTTAAGCGGGATTCTTACCAAGGAGCTTAGAGAGGTGCGCACCACCTATAAGGAGAAGCTGAATCGGATTGGAAAGTCCGCCTCTATCACAAGCCATTCTCTCGGGGAGTGGTCAGATGTGGTGATTGATATCGATTAAGCTTTTGGCTTTGTTTCCGCCAGAAAGCCTTCAACAATCACGTTCACTTCACCGAGATTCTCAATTCCCAAATCGTCGCGAATCGCTCGGGTGATTTTGTTTTGCAACTCGTTTGAAATATCTTGCAGGCGAGTTTTTACTCTTAATTTGAGACGGACTTTGATCGTTATCTTACCCTTGGATTTTCGAATGTCTCCTCGTGCACGACCGACCTCAACAAATTGTTCGCAAGTACGCTGGATAATTTCCTGAATCGCCGTTCTGGAGATTTCAACTTTTCCATCTGCATTATTGAATACCAAAAGGTTCGCCTTGCCTAATTTCAGATAAAGAACCACCAGGACGACAAAAAGAATAGCAAGCGGTATCAGAAAGATCAGGGTTAGCGTAAATGGCTGGATTCCGAATTTGTCTATCAGGGATTGCATAGTGAGTTTGGCTTGTAGAAAGAGAAGACCCTGCAATGAAAACTGCAAGCTGTCGAAAAGAAACGCGGACCATAACATCCGCGTCGTAAAAATTTAAAATTGATTTATTCGTCTACCGACAAATCACTTCTTGATCTTGAACCGGGGTGATCCTCTTTCGATTTTACTCCTTCGATGACGACATCGACCCGCTCAACCAGTTTTCCGGTCATATTTTCTACACGGTCCTTTACGGCCAATTGTATATCGTAGGCACATTTGGCCAACTCCACGCCATAATTTAGAATCAGCCTGATCTCTATGAGGTAATTGCTGTTTTCGTTCTCAGTGACTCGGACTCCGCTTTGTGAAGCTTCTTTTTTGGAAAAGATTTCCGCGATACCGTCAACAAAGCTTCCGGCAACGGCGTAAACGCCGGGGTTTTCAAGTGCGGATAGTCGCACGATGTTGGCAACTACGGCGTGATTGATTTTGATCTCACCCAACGAATGTGTTTCTTCGGTAGTGATAGATGGAATTTTTTTTGTATCCGTTTTAGCGGTGTCCATGATTATTCGAGGTTATGATTCGATTGTGTCAATGCATCCAAATTCGAGCGTTCTATAAAGTCTTCTACAAACTTGGTTGTAGCCTGGCCGCTTCTGAATACTGGATCCTGCATGATTGCTTTAGAAAAGGGAATTGTCGTTTTGATCCCTGTGATAATAAATTCCCCAAGGGCTCGATACATCCGGTCCATCGCGATCTCACGACTACGACCATAAGTAATTAACTTTCCGATCATACTATCGTAATGGGGAGGGACTTGGTAGCCGCCGTAGATGTGCGAGTCCAAGCGGACTCCATGCCCTCCTGGTGGGTAATAGAGGCCAATGGTTCCCGGACAGGGCGCAAAATTTCGCAGCGGATCTTCGGCATTGATTCTGCACTCTATGGCGTGCCGATTAATCACAATATCTTCTTGTTTAAAGCGAAGGTGTTGTCCATCGGCGATACGGATTTGCTCTTTAATGAGGTCGATATCGGTGACTTCTTCAGTCACAGTATGCTCCACCTGAATACGGGTATTCATTTCGATGAAGTAGTAGTTCCCGCTTTCATCGACAAGGAACTCAATGGTACCTGCATTGGTGTAACCAACTGCCTTGGCTGCTTTGACCGCGACGGCCCCCATTTCCTGGCGAAGTTCTTCAGATAGAAACGGCGATGGTGCTTCTTCGACTAATTTTTGATGTCTCCGTTGAACAGAACAATCCCGCTCCCCTAGATGGATTACGTTTCCATGATTGTCGGCTAGGATTTGAAATTCAATGTGCCTCGGATTTACAATAAATTTTTCGAGGTAAACCGACGAGTCTCCAAAAGCTTTTTCAGCCTCGTTACGTGCAGACTCAAACTCTTTGCCAAATGCGACACTGTTATGCGCAACGCGCATGCCCTTACCTCCTCCCCCTGAAACGGCTTTTATAAGAACTGGATATCCTATGGATTCGGCTATTTTAACGGCTTCCTTTACATCCTTTATTACCCCGTTGCTCCCTGGAACGGTTGGAACTCCGATTTTCCGCATTGACTCGATCGCCAATGCTTTGTCTCCCATATTCCGGATGATGGATGAATTCGGGCCAATAAATATGATTTTGCAGGATTCGCATTGTTCAACGAAATCCGCTTTTTCAGAAAGGAATCCGTAGCCTGGGTGAATAGCGTCAACGTCCGAGATTTCCGCTGCACTTATGATACGGTCGGACTTTAAATAGCTTTGGC carries:
- the accC gene encoding acetyl-CoA carboxylase biotin carboxylase subunit, which encodes MINKILIANRGEIALRIVRACRELGIKTLAVYSEADEQSLHVQLADEAICIGPAAASQSYLKSDRIISAAEISDVDAIHPGYGFLSEKADFVEQCESCKIIFIGPNSSIIRNMGDKALAIESMRKIGVPTVPGSNGVIKDVKEAVKIAESIGYPVLIKAVSGGGGKGMRVAHNSVAFGKEFESARNEAEKAFGDSSVYLEKFIVNPRHIEFQILADNHGNVIHLGERDCSVQRRHQKLVEEAPSPFLSEELRQEMGAVAVKAAKAVGYTNAGTIEFLVDESGNYYFIEMNTRIQVEHTVTEEVTDIDLIKEQIRIADGQHLRFKQEDIVINRHAIECRINAEDPLRNFAPCPGTIGLYYPPGGHGVRLDSHIYGGYQVPPHYDSMIGKLITYGRSREIAMDRMYRALGEFIITGIKTTIPFSKAIMQDPVFRSGQATTKFVEDFIERSNLDALTQSNHNLE
- a CDS encoding Asp23/Gls24 family envelope stress response protein, which produces MDTAKTDTKKIPSITTEETHSLGEIKINHAVVANIVRLSALENPGVYAVAGSFVDGIAEIFSKKEASQSGVRVTENENSNYLIEIRLILNYGVELAKCAYDIQLAVKDRVENMTGKLVERVDVVIEGVKSKEDHPGSRSRSDLSVDE
- the amaP gene encoding alkaline shock response membrane anchor protein AmaP, with the translated sequence MQSLIDKFGIQPFTLTLIFLIPLAILFVVLVVLYLKLGKANLLVFNNADGKVEISRTAIQEIIQRTCEQFVEVGRARGDIRKSKGKITIKVRLKLRVKTRLQDISNELQNKITRAIRDDLGIENLGEVNVIVEGFLAETKPKA